A genomic window from Nocardioides sp. BP30 includes:
- a CDS encoding DNRLRE domain-containing protein — protein sequence MRDRLVFTRKTTNSPSNLFGGVRRSALAGIALVVASAYLPAAVTPLTDAAEAAPVVHDAAGKVTTSPDEVSARVNARRQGSRVEITSDRTQYSTAWANPDGTVTVETAISPVRILDDHGSWVPVDYDLVPTADGNYAPKASPVNVVFSGGGDGPAAMATKGAKELSLSFDKKLPVPVISGNSATYKVSTNVDLVLSATAHGMEESYVLANKPANLASLDGLALQIGTSGLKPTTSDSDQPGAVVLNATAGKSRGQTAMTVTAPVIYDAKVDPDGTPVNSITVANTLTPGDTAQNESTSEAAGPTTPGSLNLGITDASGVAPENLKNFLNDPATVYPVTIDPAVNITPSRDTWIRQGDLTSHGGDYNLKFGDVSGDKRRALLNFPLSAVPSGKTIISASLSIFNTVSNSCASQPMLAYPITSLWYATDVWATQPTYTSSYAGSASWSHGYSNSCPNAFGSIDVTSMVRAWYAGTLENDGVMLRASDETADIQDKTFCSHQPDSSAPACNSTGRVPALAVTFNTVPSTPTAPTVTTTSTPSNAGFSTSTTPKLMTTLTDSDGSVHANFTIKQGAAVVWTGSTAAGAQGAASIQVPAGKLIDGGTYSVTATAQDPYVTSAPSAATTFTVDTSPPTTTINAAKYIQGQWDSTGPVADTFTLTGSADTKTFSYTLNGGAPASVSANASGVATFAWTPTKGVNTILATATDKAGNVGKKETFGFGAGPAGMDSLTSDTVSTGSFPIQADGPSGAVRATASWRFSGSTSWIPLVADQVTDDQLIDTETGGAWQGSVVSGTIPGGPESTSNTPQLIWNASAETYVPNEGGAQEKLTAPARLDIRICFIMPGDISKCAIESGAQLVPTAFGGDFPSTDLGPAKVALTTGEMSLSEQDAADASAGIGRTFDSYDSSSLSAGARTDPFGPGWSTTLQAPGDAAATLVDRRDQDRTLVLVTAGNSTQEFAPVSNSDEVSAPTVPIVFKPAGLDDGSRLTLDPTSGGTTTPSAGPWTATLVRAGAGGDGGEITTWTQALTGETAGTWIYESSSASESNSDDPEVVLTATAAGAPTWIAQTDPGDATTCTDAVQEAGCRGLRLAYGTFGSGASAVQRIIRIDRVVADSEHVTVETAASFTYSGSASLLATACGPDPDATDTGNGPLVPLCTAYEYNTTTVEGRTLLSKVTPAGQASWTFTYDAAGRVTRTARVLDSASTDGSGLATWRVLYGLNPAATGVDFSVSNAARWGQTVLPMAAAAVYTPSDDSSTDITRANLWFYDVAGALTNTAVHGNIDPSGSGSGTWLVDTTWYDAYGNASRVLSAAGRARALSSSTDPAQQAAVAELESKFNYYNDDGDADHQDGDGSRIEDEYDPADTSVLKDGTVGLYRAHTTYIYDGAQDGPHSSSSLGGPEKPAYAADENTFGLVVEERRSAADSQMALGSASAEHDVVVTRYGYGPIVSGDGNGWTLGVATTTKTQLADGSWNVETDRYDANGLQIETRSPGGAADQNGAGSDAHSTITIYYGVGSSDPRCDITGHPDRMRWDGLVCIVEAAIQPPGRTTVVRHYASYDADLQPLIVTETAGAATRMTSTTYDRVGRVTRRAVSVSGTGVDVDMRVTTLTYSPTTGLQTESSDAGSTPGSDTSTLATGYDSWGRVVSYADSTGLVSKTHYTADGAVSTFFDGSGTYTYTYDEPSGNSGEHRGLLTAVDAGVVAGADETFAIRYDAAGAVSAVSYPNGLQAVVEHNNSLAVTRLDYVSKNASQPMLSFANAVDIDDRVVTGNSVSSRQGYSYDSIGRLIEVRTWDGSAAGAGAVAGECSVHRYHFTASSERDRTDYFGPASDGSCQTSIAQSSTSATYDDAGRRLDSGYTYDALGRTLTVPAEDLNDVGGSESKATYFADDKVKSLSETPTNPEADTADILVSYGVDPDGRTSTATTTEGGVSTDRVRYQFSDVTDSPSGIEESRDDGTSWIRTRYVKLPGLGTVATVTGDSMTYQLTNIHGDFVATQAAELGSAQIGSYGEYDEFGNPIHSGATRVRYGFLGKDQRATDTPGNALIMMGARVYNPKTGSFLSVDPVPGGNATPYGYPEDPINNTDISGQAKCPSSSYWVGKPIVDYSGFVDVPSAYCYDGGASGSTHDYCTMYPDGYGDVSFKGPCAYHDMCLGYGWGNARSDCDGIFGWELKRNCNWYYDRHKGGPFHDRSGCVRRAQTAHAAVVAKTKTIGKYTRSISVLCYLYWRNGAVTCK from the coding sequence ATGCGAGATCGTCTCGTCTTCACTCGTAAGACCACGAATTCACCCAGTAATCTGTTCGGTGGCGTCCGCCGCAGTGCCCTTGCCGGCATCGCACTAGTGGTTGCTTCGGCATATCTTCCTGCAGCGGTGACGCCATTGACGGACGCTGCGGAGGCAGCGCCCGTAGTGCACGACGCTGCGGGGAAGGTCACGACCTCGCCGGACGAAGTGTCGGCGCGAGTGAATGCTCGGCGGCAGGGATCTAGAGTCGAGATCACGAGCGATCGCACTCAATACTCGACAGCCTGGGCCAACCCAGACGGCACTGTTACTGTCGAAACGGCAATCTCGCCCGTTCGCATTCTCGACGATCATGGCAGTTGGGTACCGGTCGATTACGATCTGGTCCCTACCGCCGACGGGAACTACGCGCCCAAGGCGTCGCCGGTCAATGTTGTCTTCTCTGGCGGTGGTGATGGACCGGCCGCTATGGCGACCAAGGGCGCAAAGGAATTGAGTCTATCGTTCGATAAGAAACTGCCCGTTCCTGTCATCAGTGGAAACAGCGCAACTTACAAAGTCAGCACCAACGTTGACCTGGTATTGAGTGCCACCGCCCACGGCATGGAAGAATCGTACGTCCTCGCCAACAAGCCAGCGAATCTCGCATCTCTCGATGGCCTCGCCCTGCAGATCGGTACCTCCGGACTAAAGCCAACGACCAGCGACAGCGATCAGCCAGGAGCGGTCGTTCTCAACGCGACAGCAGGGAAAAGCCGGGGGCAGACAGCGATGACTGTTACAGCGCCGGTCATCTATGACGCAAAGGTGGATCCAGACGGTACGCCCGTGAACTCTATCACCGTTGCGAATACTCTCACCCCTGGTGATACAGCCCAAAATGAGAGCACCAGTGAGGCAGCCGGGCCAACAACTCCTGGTAGCTTGAATCTCGGCATAACCGACGCATCAGGCGTTGCTCCGGAGAATTTGAAAAACTTTTTGAACGACCCCGCAACGGTCTACCCCGTCACGATCGACCCTGCCGTGAACATCACGCCCAGCCGTGATACTTGGATCCGGCAAGGTGATCTGACCTCACATGGCGGAGATTACAATCTCAAGTTTGGTGACGTTTCCGGCGACAAACGCCGCGCGCTGCTGAATTTTCCACTCAGCGCCGTTCCGAGCGGCAAGACAATCATCTCCGCGTCCCTGAGCATTTTTAACACTGTCTCCAACTCCTGCGCGTCGCAGCCGATGCTGGCCTATCCGATCACGTCGCTCTGGTACGCCACTGACGTTTGGGCTACGCAGCCGACTTATACAAGCTCTTACGCTGGATCGGCATCGTGGTCCCACGGCTACTCAAACAGCTGCCCTAACGCTTTCGGATCGATCGACGTCACCTCAATGGTTCGGGCGTGGTATGCCGGTACCCTCGAGAACGACGGTGTGATGTTGCGCGCAAGCGATGAGACTGCCGACATTCAGGATAAGACCTTCTGTTCGCACCAGCCCGACTCCAGTGCCCCAGCATGCAATTCCACGGGCCGCGTCCCGGCCCTGGCGGTCACGTTCAACACCGTCCCGAGCACGCCGACGGCGCCCACGGTAACTACAACCTCCACTCCCAGTAATGCCGGGTTTTCTACATCAACGACGCCGAAGCTCATGACCACTCTCACCGACTCCGATGGCAGCGTGCACGCGAACTTCACCATCAAGCAAGGCGCCGCAGTCGTGTGGACAGGCAGTACGGCCGCAGGCGCGCAGGGTGCTGCGTCGATCCAGGTTCCGGCTGGGAAGCTCATTGACGGGGGCACCTATTCGGTCACGGCAACAGCACAGGACCCGTATGTAACCAGCGCGCCTTCGGCAGCGACGACTTTCACCGTTGATACAAGCCCCCCGACGACGACTATCAACGCCGCCAAATATATCCAAGGCCAGTGGGACTCGACGGGGCCCGTCGCCGATACCTTTACGCTCACGGGCTCCGCAGACACGAAGACCTTCAGCTATACACTCAACGGCGGCGCGCCCGCGAGCGTCAGCGCCAACGCTTCCGGGGTTGCAACCTTCGCTTGGACCCCTACCAAAGGCGTCAACACAATCTTGGCAACAGCTACTGATAAGGCCGGAAACGTTGGAAAGAAAGAGACTTTCGGTTTCGGAGCGGGTCCAGCCGGAATGGACAGTCTAACTTCCGATACGGTTTCCACCGGCTCTTTTCCCATACAAGCCGACGGCCCCTCGGGCGCCGTTAGAGCTACCGCAAGCTGGCGATTCTCCGGGTCGACCTCGTGGATCCCGCTGGTCGCGGACCAGGTAACCGACGACCAACTAATCGACACGGAAACCGGCGGCGCTTGGCAAGGCTCCGTCGTGTCAGGCACAATCCCGGGAGGTCCTGAATCTACTTCAAACACGCCGCAACTAATCTGGAATGCAAGTGCTGAGACGTATGTGCCAAACGAAGGCGGGGCCCAAGAAAAACTGACAGCGCCCGCGCGTCTCGACATTCGAATTTGCTTCATCATGCCTGGCGACATCAGTAAGTGCGCTATAGAAAGCGGTGCGCAGCTCGTACCGACGGCTTTCGGCGGCGACTTCCCGTCCACGGATCTCGGGCCGGCGAAGGTCGCGCTGACGACGGGCGAAATGAGCCTGTCGGAACAAGACGCCGCCGATGCGTCGGCAGGTATTGGGCGGACATTCGATTCATACGATAGCTCGTCGCTGTCGGCCGGAGCGCGGACGGACCCGTTTGGCCCGGGTTGGTCGACGACTCTTCAGGCTCCGGGCGATGCTGCCGCAACCCTAGTGGACCGTCGTGATCAGGACCGAACTCTGGTCTTGGTTACGGCCGGAAATTCAACCCAAGAATTTGCGCCGGTCTCGAACTCTGACGAGGTTTCTGCGCCGACAGTTCCAATCGTCTTCAAGCCGGCCGGGCTTGACGATGGCTCGCGCCTCACGCTTGATCCAACAAGCGGGGGGACCACAACCCCCAGTGCAGGACCGTGGACAGCAACTCTGGTCCGAGCAGGTGCTGGAGGGGACGGCGGTGAGATCACAACATGGACGCAGGCGCTTACCGGGGAGACTGCAGGCACGTGGATATACGAGTCGTCTTCGGCGAGTGAGTCTAACAGCGATGATCCCGAGGTAGTGCTGACCGCAACCGCTGCCGGCGCACCCACCTGGATCGCACAAACCGATCCAGGTGACGCCACGACATGCACCGATGCAGTTCAAGAGGCAGGATGTCGTGGGCTGCGACTTGCCTACGGAACCTTCGGATCCGGTGCATCGGCAGTTCAACGCATCATTCGGATCGACCGCGTCGTCGCTGATAGCGAGCACGTGACCGTTGAGACCGCTGCGAGTTTCACTTACAGCGGGTCTGCGTCGCTCCTGGCGACTGCGTGTGGCCCTGACCCCGACGCTACCGATACTGGTAACGGGCCACTCGTACCACTGTGCACGGCCTACGAGTACAACACCACGACGGTCGAAGGCAGGACCTTGCTGAGCAAGGTGACTCCAGCTGGCCAGGCTTCTTGGACGTTCACGTACGACGCCGCGGGCCGCGTTACTCGTACAGCACGTGTCCTTGACTCTGCGAGCACAGATGGAAGCGGCCTTGCGACGTGGCGGGTTCTATACGGCCTGAACCCAGCCGCCACGGGAGTCGACTTTTCAGTGTCGAACGCGGCACGATGGGGACAGACAGTCTTGCCGATGGCGGCCGCTGCCGTATACACGCCTTCCGATGACAGTTCGACCGACATTACTAGAGCGAATCTATGGTTCTATGACGTCGCCGGCGCACTGACTAATACAGCGGTTCACGGAAACATTGATCCGAGCGGGTCTGGCTCGGGTACGTGGTTGGTCGATACGACTTGGTATGACGCCTACGGGAACGCATCTCGGGTGCTGAGCGCGGCCGGTCGCGCACGTGCGCTCAGTTCGTCGACTGACCCCGCGCAGCAGGCAGCGGTCGCAGAATTGGAATCAAAGTTCAACTACTACAATGATGACGGGGACGCCGACCATCAGGATGGCGACGGATCGCGGATCGAGGACGAATACGACCCCGCGGATACCTCCGTTCTTAAAGACGGTACGGTGGGCCTCTACCGCGCGCACACGACATACATCTACGACGGCGCGCAGGACGGGCCGCATTCATCTTCGTCACTCGGGGGACCGGAAAAGCCGGCGTACGCGGCGGACGAGAATACGTTCGGCCTAGTGGTGGAGGAACGTCGGTCTGCGGCTGACTCCCAAATGGCTCTGGGCTCTGCGTCCGCGGAGCATGATGTTGTAGTCACGCGGTACGGCTACGGCCCGATCGTGTCTGGGGACGGCAACGGCTGGACTCTTGGTGTTGCGACGACGACTAAGACCCAGCTCGCAGATGGCTCCTGGAACGTCGAGACAGACAGGTACGACGCGAATGGGCTTCAGATCGAGACGCGAAGTCCCGGCGGTGCCGCAGATCAGAATGGTGCGGGCAGCGATGCTCACAGCACCATTACCATCTATTACGGTGTCGGTTCGTCTGATCCGCGCTGTGACATCACAGGACATCCTGATCGCATGCGATGGGACGGGTTGGTCTGTATTGTCGAGGCGGCGATTCAGCCCCCAGGGCGGACAACTGTCGTACGACACTATGCGTCATACGACGCTGATCTGCAGCCCCTCATCGTGACGGAGACTGCAGGTGCCGCTACGCGGATGACCAGCACGACATATGACCGTGTGGGAAGAGTGACCCGTCGAGCAGTCTCAGTATCCGGCACCGGAGTCGACGTTGACATGCGCGTCACGACACTTACGTACAGTCCTACGACTGGCCTGCAAACGGAGTCGTCTGACGCCGGTAGTACGCCGGGAAGTGACACCAGCACGCTCGCGACCGGCTACGACTCGTGGGGGCGCGTCGTCTCCTATGCTGATAGCACCGGACTTGTATCGAAGACCCACTACACCGCAGATGGGGCTGTATCCACATTCTTTGACGGATCCGGCACGTACACCTATACGTACGACGAGCCCAGTGGTAATTCTGGTGAGCACCGCGGTCTGCTGACAGCAGTCGACGCCGGCGTCGTGGCGGGCGCTGATGAGACATTTGCGATTCGCTACGACGCTGCGGGTGCAGTTTCGGCGGTCTCTTACCCCAACGGCTTGCAGGCGGTCGTAGAGCATAACAATTCGCTCGCGGTGACTCGCCTCGACTACGTGTCAAAAAATGCATCGCAGCCTATGCTTAGCTTTGCGAACGCGGTGGATATCGATGATCGAGTCGTGACAGGCAATTCGGTCTCGTCGCGCCAAGGATATTCGTACGATTCGATCGGACGGCTCATCGAGGTGCGGACTTGGGACGGCTCTGCAGCAGGGGCAGGCGCCGTGGCAGGTGAGTGCTCGGTTCACCGATATCACTTCACCGCAAGTTCGGAGCGAGATCGCACCGACTACTTCGGACCGGCTTCCGATGGTTCGTGCCAGACAAGCATCGCGCAAAGCTCAACGTCGGCAACTTACGACGACGCCGGTCGGCGACTCGACTCGGGCTATACCTACGACGCGCTCGGCCGCACGCTGACGGTACCCGCCGAAGATTTGAACGACGTCGGGGGTTCCGAATCCAAGGCGACCTACTTTGCAGACGATAAAGTCAAGTCGCTTTCGGAGACGCCGACTAACCCCGAAGCCGATACTGCGGATATCTTGGTTTCGTACGGCGTAGACCCCGATGGACGGACGTCGACCGCGACGACGACGGAAGGCGGCGTCTCGACGGATCGAGTTCGCTATCAATTCAGCGACGTCACAGACTCGCCGAGTGGCATCGAGGAGTCTCGCGATGACGGTACGTCATGGATCCGAACAAGATATGTCAAACTGCCTGGCTTGGGCACGGTGGCGACCGTTACTGGCGACTCAATGACATATCAACTCACAAACATTCATGGCGATTTCGTCGCGACACAAGCGGCTGAGCTTGGGTCGGCGCAAATTGGCAGTTATGGTGAATACGACGAATTCGGAAACCCGATCCATTCTGGTGCTACTCGCGTGCGCTATGGGTTTCTAGGGAAGGACCAACGGGCTACGGATACTCCGGGTAATGCACTAATTATGATGGGCGCCCGAGTATACAATCCAAAGACAGGTTCGTTCTTGTCGGTCGACCCGGTTCCGGGTGGGAATGCCACGCCGTATGGTTATCCCGAAGATCCCATCAATAACACGGATATTAGCGGTCAAGCAAAGTGTCCAAGTAGCAGCTATTGGGTCGGTAAGCCAATCGTTGATTACAGCGGCTTTGTCGATGTTCCAAGTGCGTACTGCTATGACGGCGGGGCTTCGGGCTCGACTCATGACTATTGCACGATGTACCCTGACGGATATGGCGACGTCAGCTTCAAGGGTCCATGCGCATATCACGATATGTGCCTGGGATATGGTTGGGGGAACGCCCGGAGCGACTGCGATGGAATCTTCGGCTGGGAATTGAAGCGAAACTGCAATTGGTATTATGATCGCCACAAAGGTGGGCCGTTCCATGATCGGAGTGGCTGCGTGCGGCGAGCTCAAACGGCCCATGCTGCCGTCGTCGCGAAGACTAAAACGATCGGCAAGTATACAAGATCAATCAGCGTGCTATGCTACCTCTATTGGCGGAATGGAGCGGTGACGTGCAAGTGA
- the sepX gene encoding divisome protein SepX/GlpR, translating to MTALIFLAVAVAWAAYLIPKALEHHDVGLRNRTVSTFSHTMRVLARREPATDRTTRLVPGTSAGPAAAPVAAPATSAPAAPAAPAAPAAVRQRKRRGSAAARRRNVLVVLVLANAAVAAAAGVGRLSWQWQAAPVALLVAWLVACRLMVRRERSGRRAVPVRPAAASRTAPDAAAVEADAPAPAAEPGESPVVEGAVLDDETSDIPVVAAASWDPVDVPLPTYVSKPPAARRTVHTIDLDSTGVWSSGRSESDSALAREADAARRDAGGQGERRATGS from the coding sequence GTGACCGCTCTGATCTTCCTCGCCGTGGCCGTGGCGTGGGCCGCCTACCTCATCCCCAAGGCGCTCGAGCACCACGACGTGGGCCTGCGCAACCGGACGGTCTCGACGTTCTCCCACACCATGCGGGTGCTGGCGCGTCGCGAGCCGGCCACGGACCGTACGACGCGGCTGGTGCCCGGGACCTCGGCCGGCCCGGCCGCTGCCCCGGTCGCTGCCCCGGCGACGTCCGCGCCTGCGGCCCCGGCGGCCCCGGCGGCCCCGGCGGCCGTGCGGCAGCGGAAGCGGCGCGGTTCGGCGGCGGCTCGGCGCCGCAACGTCCTGGTCGTGCTGGTGCTGGCGAACGCGGCGGTCGCGGCGGCGGCCGGAGTCGGGCGGCTGTCCTGGCAGTGGCAGGCTGCTCCGGTCGCGCTGCTCGTAGCCTGGCTGGTCGCCTGCCGGCTGATGGTCCGCCGCGAGCGGTCCGGACGCCGCGCCGTGCCGGTGCGCCCGGCGGCTGCCAGCCGGACGGCTCCCGACGCTGCGGCTGTCGAAGCGGACGCTCCAGCGCCTGCCGCCGAGCCGGGCGAGTCCCCGGTCGTGGAGGGCGCCGTGCTCGACGACGAGACCAGTGACATCCCGGTGGTCGCCGCGGCGAGCTGGGACCCGGTCGACGTACCGCTGCCGACCTACGTCTCCAAGCCGCCCGCTGCCCGGCGTACGGTCCACACGATCGACCTGGACTCCACCGGCGTGTGGAGCTCGGGCCGCAGCGAGTCCGACAGCGCCTTGGCCCGCGAGGCCGACGCTGCCCGCCGCGACGCCGGCGGGCAGGGCGAGCGCCGCGCCACGGGCTCCTGA
- a CDS encoding GNAT family N-acetyltransferase, which yields MALQGAVRRAGRAWPATLRTRLADGGELKVRALSRRDSRAWHESRRRSAAWLHPWDATVPPGGDARPTTFPALVRRLHRAARAGATYPFAIEVDGRFAGQITVNNIVRGSAQFASIGYWIDRDQAGRGAVPRAVALVIDHCFEAAGLHRIEICIRPENSNSLRVVEKLGIREIGYAPRFLHIDGAWRDHRIYAVTVEECPEGMLRRLEASEH from the coding sequence ATGGCGCTCCAGGGTGCGGTCCGGCGAGCCGGCCGCGCCTGGCCGGCGACGCTGCGCACCCGGCTGGCCGACGGTGGGGAGCTGAAGGTGCGCGCCCTGTCCCGCCGCGACAGCCGCGCCTGGCACGAGTCCCGGCGACGCTCGGCGGCCTGGTTGCATCCCTGGGACGCGACGGTGCCCCCGGGCGGCGACGCCCGACCCACCACCTTCCCGGCCCTCGTACGGCGCCTGCACCGGGCCGCTCGCGCCGGGGCGACCTACCCCTTCGCCATCGAGGTGGACGGCAGGTTCGCCGGTCAGATCACCGTGAACAACATCGTGCGGGGCTCGGCGCAGTTCGCCTCGATCGGCTACTGGATCGATCGCGACCAGGCGGGTCGCGGAGCGGTGCCTCGTGCGGTGGCACTGGTGATCGACCACTGCTTCGAGGCGGCAGGCCTGCATCGCATCGAGATCTGCATCCGGCCGGAGAACTCCAACTCGCTGCGGGTGGTGGAGAAGCTCGGCATCCGCGAGATCGGCTACGCACCCCGGTTCCTGCACATCGACGGCGCCTGGCGCGACCATCGGATCTATGCCGTGACCGTCGAGGAGTGTCCCGAGGGCATGCTCCGTCGGCTGGAGGCGTCGGAGCACTGA
- a CDS encoding MogA/MoaB family molybdenum cofactor biosynthesis protein, producing MSGSAEHPAARPGGGVVVASNRAAAGVYEDSTGPLLADFLDELGFAVGAPVVVPDGEPVGTAIAAFVAGGARVVLTTGGTGLTPTDLTPEATRPLLDREIPGIAEAIRAAGIAKGVPTAMLSRGLAGLAGSCLVINLPGSRGGVKDAVEVLRPVIEHAVEQSLGSDH from the coding sequence GTGAGCGGCTCGGCCGAGCATCCGGCGGCCCGGCCCGGCGGGGGCGTCGTCGTGGCGTCGAACCGGGCGGCGGCGGGGGTCTACGAGGACTCCACCGGACCGTTGCTGGCCGACTTCCTCGACGAGCTCGGGTTCGCCGTGGGCGCGCCCGTCGTCGTACCGGACGGCGAGCCGGTGGGCACGGCGATCGCGGCGTTCGTCGCCGGCGGCGCGCGCGTGGTGCTCACGACCGGGGGCACCGGGCTCACGCCGACCGACCTCACCCCGGAGGCCACCAGGCCATTGCTCGACCGCGAGATCCCCGGCATCGCCGAGGCGATCCGCGCCGCGGGGATCGCCAAGGGCGTCCCGACGGCGATGCTCTCCCGCGGCCTCGCCGGCTTGGCCGGATCCTGCCTGGTGATCAACCTGCCCGGCTCCCGAGGCGGCGTGAAGGATGCCGTCGAGGTGTTGCGGCCGGTGATCGAGCACGCGGTCGAGCAGTCCCTCGGGAGCGATCACTGA
- the moaC gene encoding cyclic pyranopterin monophosphate synthase MoaC: MAGDRLTHLDESGAARMVDVTAKGVTARAATASGRVLVSPEVVRLLRGEGVPKGDALAVARIAGIMGAKRTPDLVPLCHPLALSGVAVELAVADDAVEISATVRTADRTGVEMEALTAVCVAALTVVDMVKAVDKAAVITDIRVEAKSGGKSGDWVREDGAR; the protein is encoded by the coding sequence ATGGCCGGCGACCGGCTGACCCACCTCGACGAGAGCGGGGCGGCCCGGATGGTCGACGTGACGGCCAAGGGAGTGACGGCGCGCGCGGCGACCGCCTCGGGCCGGGTGCTCGTCTCGCCGGAGGTGGTGCGGCTGCTGCGCGGGGAGGGCGTGCCGAAGGGAGACGCGCTGGCGGTGGCCAGGATCGCCGGCATCATGGGCGCCAAGCGCACCCCCGACCTGGTGCCGCTGTGCCACCCGTTGGCGCTGTCCGGCGTCGCGGTCGAGCTGGCGGTGGCCGACGACGCCGTGGAGATCAGCGCCACCGTGCGCACCGCTGACCGCACCGGCGTGGAGATGGAGGCGCTGACAGCGGTCTGCGTCGCCGCCCTGACGGTCGTCGACATGGTCAAGGCAGTGGACAAGGCGGCAGTGATCACCGACATCCGCGTCGAGGCCAAGAGCGGCGGGAAGTCGGGGGACTGGGTGCGCGAGGACGGCGCCCGGTGA
- the glp gene encoding molybdotransferase-like divisome protein Glp, producing the protein MSEASPIVPVSPDEHCQRILEAVEPMAAFPQPLMDALGLACAEDVHASVSLPGFDNSAMDGYAVRFDDVADASPEGPLQLPVVGEIGAGTARVHALAPGTAVKIMTGAPVPTGADTIVPYEATDRGVGQVLISEAPREEGQHVRRAGGDVAEGDLVVVEGTVLDARHLGLLAAVGRATVSVRPRPRVVVISTGSELREPGQPLGHDSIYDSNSYLLAAAARAAGAIAFRVGIVPDEPHAFRTALHDQLVRADLVITSGGVSQGDYDVVKEALTPDGVWFGPVSMQPGKPQGFGLVGEDRVPIFCLPGNPVSSFVSFEVFVRPALRRLMGFQPYRRPPIRARLSVPMSSPAGRRQYMRGRYADGVVTPIGNPASHMLGSLAESNCLLVVPEEVTAVPAGAEVDVLLIEHGHENGLG; encoded by the coding sequence ATGTCGGAAGCCTCGCCCATCGTCCCGGTCAGCCCCGACGAGCACTGCCAGCGCATCCTCGAGGCGGTCGAGCCGATGGCCGCGTTCCCGCAGCCGCTGATGGACGCCCTCGGTCTGGCCTGTGCCGAGGACGTGCACGCGTCCGTCTCGCTGCCCGGCTTCGACAACTCGGCGATGGACGGTTACGCCGTGCGCTTCGACGACGTCGCCGACGCCAGCCCGGAGGGTCCGCTCCAACTGCCGGTCGTCGGCGAGATCGGCGCAGGCACCGCCAGGGTGCACGCGCTCGCACCCGGCACGGCGGTCAAGATCATGACCGGGGCACCGGTGCCGACGGGCGCCGACACGATCGTCCCCTACGAGGCGACCGACCGCGGCGTGGGCCAGGTCCTGATCAGCGAGGCGCCGCGCGAGGAGGGCCAGCACGTGCGCCGGGCCGGCGGGGACGTGGCCGAGGGTGACCTGGTCGTTGTCGAGGGCACCGTCCTCGACGCCCGGCACCTCGGCCTGCTCGCCGCCGTCGGACGGGCCACCGTGTCGGTCCGGCCGCGCCCGCGCGTGGTGGTCATCTCGACCGGTTCCGAGCTGCGCGAGCCCGGCCAGCCCCTCGGCCACGACTCGATCTACGACAGCAACTCCTACCTCCTCGCCGCCGCGGCCCGGGCGGCCGGCGCGATCGCGTTCCGGGTGGGGATCGTGCCCGACGAGCCGCACGCGTTCCGGACGGCCCTGCACGACCAGCTCGTGCGCGCGGACCTGGTGATCACCTCGGGCGGGGTCAGCCAGGGCGACTACGACGTGGTCAAGGAGGCCCTGACCCCCGACGGTGTGTGGTTCGGTCCGGTGAGCATGCAGCCGGGCAAGCCCCAGGGCTTCGGGCTGGTCGGCGAGGATCGGGTGCCGATCTTCTGCCTGCCGGGCAACCCGGTCTCCTCCTTCGTCTCCTTCGAGGTCTTCGTCCGACCGGCGCTGCGCCGCCTGATGGGATTCCAGCCCTACCGGCGGCCGCCGATCCGGGCACGCCTGTCCGTGCCGATGAGCTCTCCGGCCGGTCGTCGGCAGTACATGCGGGGCAGGTACGCCGACGGCGTGGTGACGCCGATCGGCAACCCGGCCTCGCACATGCTGGGGAGCCTCGCGGAGTCCAACTGCCTCCTGGTCGTACCCGAGGAGGTCACCGCCGTGCCGGCGGGTGCCGAGGTCGACGTGCTGCTGATCGAGCACGGCCACGAGAACGGGCTCGGCTGA